Genomic segment of Denticeps clupeoides chromosome 13, fDenClu1.1, whole genome shotgun sequence:
CTACGGGTTTAATCAGTACTTTGTATCTCAGCAGCAGTTTTCTAACCATATGCTCCGTTAGAAGGCCATATATTTTGTTGACTGACCATCAggtcaaaaaaaaagttttttttctacagtagaAAAGAGTAGAACATTGAATTAGTCAATTATTAGTGGATGTAAATTTCCATAATTTTACTAAACTTTACTAAACCTGAGGATTTTTACTCAAGTGATCAGTTCACATTAGCAGACATTTCTAGAAGGGGTGCCAAAACTTTAGCATGCTACTGTATGCTGCGTACATTAAGATTTTATACTAAGCTGTCTCAAATCTAAAAACTGTGACACTAAtctatgttcattcatagattatTTACAACTGTATTATGACTGCACTATTTCTGAATGCCTGGGAGCGCTTGCCCTTTTGATGTAGTGTGTAGTCAGTCGTCACGTGAGATCATTCAAGCTTACCTGATGGCAGCCGAGAGAGGGCGGGGCCTGGCTCTCTGAACAGGTGAGAGAGTCCAAAAGAGGACTAGAGTCCACGAATAGCCGCGTTGAGagattttaaagatttaaaagcaaaataagTAGGTTAATACCTGAGTGGGAATTTTTTTATCCGAACGTGCTGATTCAGAAATATGCTAAATATAATATTGTGACAATATTTGGCCGTCATTCTCCTGAAGACTTCGGCTGATAGAAGGTCCAACTTGTCTTTCATGCAGACCGCAGTTTGCTGTCACATGACCCAAAGAACTCCATACGCTGCTGACCTTTAACCCGACTCTTCAGGTGGGTGGGTGTGACTGactgagggagtgtgtgtgtgtgtgtgtttacttgtgCTGAACTGTGGAGGTGCCTTGCTTGTTGCTCTATTTTAACCTTGAATTTGAACACACACTCCTTCACAAATATGGCTCTAATACACCATATAAAACCaccataacaaaaaaacatccccCCACCAGAAATACAGGCCTTACTACACcttaataaagatttatttacaCATGTTCACACAGAAAGAACCTCACATTTCACAGGGCCCGTCGGCCACGTTTTCTAACTTGGCGTCACAGCGCCATCTgtacaaagaagaaaaaaagttttcttttctCGCGAACGATTATTTCAACtggctcttctttttttttttgtaatggtcgctattttcatttttttccgcGACGGAAAGTGGAACGGCGACGTCCCCGTCGGGGGGACCTCGGCTCGGGTACTCCACGCGgagcggcggggcggggcggcgcGCACGGCCGCGTTACGCACGGCGCGTCCGCCTGTTGATTCGTCGGCCTCGGCCCTCCCTCTCCGTAGGTAACTTATTAAGCGGGTTGGCGGGCGGAGTCGGCCCGGCCACCGTGAGGGATAAATTGGGTGGGTACATCAGGACGAGCCGGGTACGACTCGGTCCTTTTCTCGTCCGCCTGACAGCGCCGTGCGCGGGGGCCACCAGACACGCCGACGtcgcgttaaaaaaaaaggggggggacCGTAAATAAAACAACATGCCAGCGGCCAACAACGACGGCGAAGGGGGATGGAAGACATTTGTGTGGAATTCTGAGAGGAAGGAGTTTTTGGGACGTACCGGGGGCAGCTGGTGTAAGTGTTCTCTCCACATTTtctttgtattaataaaaccctgACCCGGCTGCCGGGGGTTCTGGAGCAGCAGCGGAACACGGTCTCCATTTCCTGAGTGAAAACGGCACCTGTTTGATCGGCGGCACGTTGTCGTGACTTTCGTTCTGctgcgaggaggaggaggaggggacaGGAAGCGCCGCGACGCGCCGCTCGCAGAAAGCACGACGGCAGGCGGCTCCATTGTTCGCCTCCCGCGTTCATTCGCCAACAAGTGGAAGCGCCGCTTTATGGAACGAATGGCGACTTAACGCGAGCGATAGGAAGTGGCGAGGAGAGGGGTCACTGTGAAGGGCACGGCCGGCGGGCCCGGGGTCTCGGCATCCCGCAGAGCCGGACGAGTCCGCGGAAGTTGGTCGGACTTCGTGGGTTTTTCCCGCCGCGGGTTCCTTCATGGCGGCTGCGTGTGAGGTGATGCGCAGCCACCGCGCGGACATGTCGAACAGCTTCACgcttcttcctttctcttctgTCGTTGAGAACGCTTCTGCTGCGCCGCCTAACGCGTGTGACGCGCGTCTCCTTCCTGCTTCCATGCGGCCTCGACCGCAGCCGAAGAAGCCCGAAGAGGGACGTTTTTGTTTTGTATCGCGACTCGGCACGCTCGGACCCCCACCCCCCGTGTCGCGCTGGCCGGACGGGGCGTGAGGTGGCGCCGTTCCGGGGGGCGGCGAGCCGCGACAGCGCGGCAGTTCGCGGGACTCGCGGCGCGCATGTAGCCGTGACGTCACCGCAGCGGAGCGCGCCCCCGCGAACAGTTCTACAGTCATTCATTTCTGCTGAAATGTACtgtctatatatctatctatctttcagACAATATAATATAGAAATATGCTGCTGTTATTATCCTGGTGTTAATATTACCACTATTACAACCCCAGGGATCTCTGGCTCGGGTTCTACTCCACCTCACCGCTGCTTCTGATTGGACGCCTTCACCGCTgggaacatttttaaatttgtattttagcTTTGTAACATTGCCGTGGTCGCCCCGTGGACCCCCGTTCCGACCACCCACTTCCTCCGGGCACATGCGTGTTACGCTATTGTGTGTTAGAACAATGAGGTGGTAATGTGTTTCCTGGAGATCCAAACCGTGTTGTGTTTTATCGTCAAGGTCATGAGGCAGGACGTTTAGGGCCAGAACCTTAAAAGCAGGCCCATTTTGCCAGAAAAACGCACTTGTTACTCTTAAAAACTCCGTTCACATTACAATCCGAATTATGAAACGTCCTAGTGCTTAATGTCTTGaaattacaatgaaatacaagCTATTTTATTTGAGTTGGTGTGCACCAAAAGCAGAATAATATAGAGATCAACATGTGACCTTTTCCCCTGTGAAAGTACATTTTGTACAAATGACTCATAAACTGTCGTTCGGACCttataaaatgtctttatttcacattcttaaGGTCTCTGATCAAGTCGGTCAATGAAACATTTTGGTGTTTGAACAGCCGGTTTTGCTGTTCAGTGAAGCGTCATTTGTTAACAGCGCATTAATCACTATGTTAGAAATGTCTTTGACATATTTTGTAAAGGAGACCTGTTATCTTGTCCAATCTGACCCCACCCTTAGACGAAGATCGACAAGTGGGGCACACCAGTACCCCACACTGCCTCAGAACGTCCTTTAGCACACGTTGTAGATATGAGGATGTACAACTGATGCCTAATATGTCGTCTTCTCCTTTTTCCCCAGTTAAAATTTTTGTCTTCTACGTGATCTTCTATGGCTGCTTGGCTGGAATTTTCATTGGCACTATCCAGGCTATGATGCTGACCCTCAGCAGCTACAAACCCAAATACCAGGACCGAGTCGCACCCCCAGGTAAGGCGCTTTCTGCCTTGAATCCAATTTTGTGTAGAATTTATGTATGCACAGGGCAGGCATGAAGCATAGTTGGGTAGTggatgtttctgtgtgtggcCCTCGAGAATGAGGAGAGATCAATTTGAGTTCTTTTGAGCTTTTGTGGACCATTTAAAATCCTTAAATGACTTTTTGTTTCAAACAATGAATCATTGATAACTTGACAGCcttggggaggaaaaaaaacctttggCGCACGCAGGTATCGTCACCGGCAACCTGAAACTCGACCGGGCCGCAGTCCCCACAAGTGGCGCCGTTGTTTTTGCAGCCGGAAAGAAATGGCAGCGTTGGACCCTGACACTCGCGGGCCGAGGCGGGAATGAGGAAACGGGCGCAGCTTTTTGCTGAGATGATGATCCTTGCGCTGATGATCGGAGGTGTGACCCACGTCTCTGCTGCGTGCCAGCTTCCTCTCAGGCGGCGTAGGTCTGCCCTGACCTCGCAGGCGTTCGGCCATTTTGTCCTTCGCTCCCCTTCCAGTCAGCGTGGGCCCGCCGGTGTCCGTGATGCCTGTTTGCTTTGGATCGTGTCGGCAGTGCGCTCGCGATCAGATTTCTGGCCCATCGTGGGCCCATCTGCATCAAGCCGAGTCCTCCTTACGTAAACCGCTTCCAGCGCCGGCTCTGGCACAGAGTTCCCGGTTTCCAGGGCACTTTGGTCACTGCAGCCTGGCATGTGTCTCGCCCGCAGGGCCACCAGCCTCTCCAATGGCGCGCCAGTGAACGGTTTGCAGAGCGCACGCTGCCGCTCGGCCGTTAAATTTATCTGGCTGTGGCGAGGCACAAAGGCCGCCTGGCAGACCCGATAAAGGAGAGAGTCAGAAGACTCGCGCTCAGCGTGCTGAAGTCCCGCCTTCCTTTTAAGGGCTGAAACTTTCCATTGTGAGTGGAGAGGcacatgaggaggaggaggaggaggggtctGGCAGGAAGACTTCACAAGCCCTGACTggaagcgagagagagcgaAGGCAGGGCGAAGCGCCTCCGAAACCGTCCGCTGGCCCGGACACCATACGCTCTCGGCGCGGAGTGGGAACGCGGCCGGGTTCCTCCCACTCCGCTCCTGACTCCAGCGCCTCGCTTTGGCCTCGCGTGCCTCTCGTGTGGAAAATTACCGAGGAGACGAGTACAGCGCGCTCACTTCGATACCAATCGGGGAAATTCATCCATCCACTCATTCATTCTGCCCGTCCAGAAATGTACGGATGGTGGCATCTAGGTAGAAAGATAAACGGGTCATATTTTGAAATGTCTTTGAATTTttcttatatttaaaaaaaaaaaaaattaaaaattataaaaaaatgtttttatatttttgttgtcCACTCACATTACTACCATAAATGATCACGCCGCCATTTGCCTTGTTCTATCGGGGGGGGGAAAGCGCCCTGCTCCCTGACTGCAGGCTGAAGGATGTGTAAAatagaattgtttttaatagCTCAGTtattcttttaatatttttcacaaaaaacatcCTAGCAATTGTTCATAAAATGACTATCTTAAAGGGTGAAACCATGCATTAATATTGACACGTATTTCAGCGCTGATGTGCTGATCAGTGCAGCGTTATTAAATGTCAGCCTTTACTCATCGCATGGTCGCTCCTTTTGTATATCTGTAGTCATCAATGAGCGTTTCTGTGCGTTTCCCAGgtttatcacacacaccacgctCTGAGAAGGGTGAGATTGCATTCGTCGTCGGTGACGAAAACTCATACAAGTCAATCATCAAAAGCATGGATGACTTCCTGGCATCTTATAATCAAGAAAATCAGACAGATGAGATGAAGTTTGAGGATTGCGGAGGTAAGAGAACAATGAAAATGAGactgctctctcacacacacacattacataacTGCAACTCCATCGCTGGTTATTGTTTCACCTTCAGCAACACCAGGTGACTACAAGGATCGTGGAGACCTTGAGAGAGACACTGGAATTAGGAAGGCCTGCCGTTTCCAGAGGACCTGGCTGAACAAGTGCTCAGGCCTCACAGACAAATCGTATGGCTTCAACGAGGGAAAACCTTGTTTAATTGTGAAGCTCAACCGGATTGTCAATTACAGACCTCGGGTAAGTCGTCCTTTTAGCTGCTTTTTTGGAACATCAAAATGTTGAAATCAATGACTTCATTCTTGTTTCCTTTTCAAAATCCCTCTTTCAGGCTCCAAAGTCGTCTGATGACAGCCAAGTTTCAGTCAACCCCTTCCTGTTGCCCATTAAGTGCAAAAATAAGGTACAACACATTGAATCCTTAATATAAAGGAAACTAAACAGACAGTTGCCACCCTAGCaccctacttttttttttttttttttttttttaaatataaaaaatgtctacCTTTTGTTCTTACAGAGACAAGAGGATGAAGGAAAGGTTGGACCAGTTGACTACTTTGGCTTAGATGGTGGATTTCCTCTGCAGTACTACCCATACTACGGCAAACTGCTGCAGCCTCATTACCTGCAGCCACTGGTGGGCATCCAGTTTACCAATCTCACCAGGGATGAAGAACTCCGCATAGAGTGCACAGTGTTTGGAGACAACATTGAGTACAGCGAGAAGGACCGTTACCAGGGACGATTTGATGTTAAATTCACCCTGAAGACAAAATCATGACCTCAGCTATGATGATAGCACTTTTAGCCCCCTCAACCCAATAAcatagaaaaagaaaattaattcaataagtacattttaagaaaaccACAATTAGTCTTGAACAAGACCTTCATAACATACGGGACCTGCACCTAATCTGTATGCTTTACACTAGCTTTTCTGCCTATGTCTATGGTTAGAATGTAAATTACAGAAAGATTAGCAATAGCTAATAGTATTTATTCTACTGTAAATGAGAATATTCCTTGAGCCATGGGacatgttcttttaatactgtaaatTATAATTCCACTACTGATGTAGCGAGCAGTGTTTCTGTCCCCTAAGTATTTCTGCCTAGTGTGGTTTCTATATATTTTGGAGTGTGAAGTGCAGTAAATGGCATACAGTGGTCCTTCCCAAGCTATGATGTAATTTCTGTCGTCTTATGTGAGTATGCTTCAGTGgtccaaggtgtgtgtgtgtgtgtgtgtgtg
This window contains:
- the LOC114802107 gene encoding sodium/potassium-transporting ATPase subunit beta-1-like isoform X1 gives rise to the protein MPAANNDGEGGWKTFVWNSERKEFLGRTGGSWFKIFVFYVIFYGCLAGIFIGTIQAMMLTLSSYKPKYQDRVAPPGLSHTPRSEKGEIAFVVGDENSYKSIIKSMDDFLASYNQENQTDEMKFEDCGATPGDYKDRGDLERDTGIRKACRFQRTWLNKCSGLTDKSYGFNEGKPCLIVKLNRIVNYRPRAPKSSDDSQVSVNPFLLPIKCKNKRQEDEGKVGPVDYFGLDGGFPLQYYPYYGKLLQPHYLQPLVGIQFTNLTRDEELRIECTVFGDNIEYSEKDRYQGRFDVKFTLKTKS
- the LOC114802107 gene encoding sodium/potassium-transporting ATPase subunit beta-1-like isoform X2 is translated as MMLTLSSYKPKYQDRVAPPGLSHTPRSEKGEIAFVVGDENSYKSIIKSMDDFLASYNQENQTDEMKFEDCGATPGDYKDRGDLERDTGIRKACRFQRTWLNKCSGLTDKSYGFNEGKPCLIVKLNRIVNYRPRAPKSSDDSQVSVNPFLLPIKCKNKRQEDEGKVGPVDYFGLDGGFPLQYYPYYGKLLQPHYLQPLVGIQFTNLTRDEELRIECTVFGDNIEYSEKDRYQGRFDVKFTLKTKS